In Arthrobacter sp. StoSoilB5, one genomic interval encodes:
- a CDS encoding pyridoxal phosphate-dependent aminotransferase, whose product MRPMQHSSKLQNVRYELRGPILQAAKAMEAEGHRILKMNLGDTAPFGLEAPESVVVDMIHHIRGAQGYSDSKGIFSARTAISQYYQTRGLMTIGVEDVFIGNGVSELISMTLQAFMENGDEILVPAPDYPLWTAAVTLTGGNAVHYLCDEDENWWPDMSDVEAKITPRTRGIVIINPNNPTGAVYPRHILEQFAALARKHDLVLFSDEIYEKIRYVDAPHIHTAAVADDIPVLTFSGLSKAYRMPGYRAGWVAVTGPLTATAAYRESLELLASLRLCSNVPAQHAIQTCLGGYQSIEALIRPGGRLREQRDLAWKLLTAIPGVSCVPAAGAMYLFPRLDPEIYPIESDEKFVLQLLQEQKILVSHGTAFNWPTPDHFRFVILPTVEDIEEAVRRIEHFLAAYRNRPVD is encoded by the coding sequence ATGCGTCCGATGCAGCACTCCAGCAAACTCCAGAATGTCCGCTACGAACTCCGTGGTCCCATCCTCCAGGCGGCCAAGGCCATGGAAGCCGAGGGGCACCGCATCCTCAAGATGAACCTTGGGGACACAGCGCCGTTCGGGCTGGAAGCGCCGGAGTCCGTGGTGGTGGACATGATCCACCACATCCGCGGGGCCCAGGGGTACAGCGATTCCAAGGGTATTTTCTCCGCACGGACCGCGATCTCGCAGTACTACCAGACGCGCGGACTGATGACGATCGGCGTCGAGGATGTGTTCATCGGCAACGGCGTCAGCGAACTCATTTCCATGACCCTGCAGGCGTTCATGGAAAACGGTGACGAGATCCTCGTACCGGCTCCCGACTACCCCCTCTGGACAGCGGCGGTGACGCTCACCGGCGGCAACGCCGTGCACTACCTCTGCGATGAGGACGAGAATTGGTGGCCGGACATGTCCGACGTCGAAGCGAAGATCACCCCGCGCACACGCGGGATCGTGATTATCAACCCCAACAACCCCACGGGTGCCGTGTACCCCCGGCACATCCTTGAGCAATTCGCGGCGCTGGCGCGGAAGCATGATCTCGTCCTGTTTTCCGATGAGATTTACGAGAAGATCCGCTACGTCGACGCACCGCACATTCATACCGCCGCAGTAGCGGACGACATCCCGGTTCTGACGTTCAGCGGACTTTCCAAGGCCTACCGCATGCCCGGCTACCGCGCAGGTTGGGTTGCCGTGACGGGACCATTGACTGCAACCGCTGCGTATCGGGAATCCTTGGAGCTGCTGGCGTCGCTGAGGCTGTGCTCCAACGTTCCCGCCCAGCACGCAATCCAAACCTGCCTGGGCGGGTACCAGAGCATCGAGGCACTGATCCGTCCCGGCGGCCGCCTGCGTGAGCAACGGGATCTGGCGTGGAAGTTGTTGACGGCAATCCCGGGCGTTTCATGCGTCCCCGCGGCTGGCGCAATGTACCTGTTCCCCCGGTTGGACCCGGAGATCTACCCGATCGAGAGCGACGAGAAGTTCGTCCTCCAGCTTCTGCAGGAACAGAAGATCCTTGTCTCGCACGGCACGGCCTTCAACTGGCCCACGCCGGACCACTTCCGCTTCGTGATCCTGCCAACCGTGGAGGACATCGAGGAGGCTGTGCGCAGGATTGAGCATTTCCTCGCCGCGTACAGGAACCGCCCGGTGGACTAG
- a CDS encoding carboxymuconolactone decarboxylase family protein codes for MTRISIGHSNKLGYAAVIGLEGYARKSVDPDLYEIIKLRASILNGCGFCVDMHATDGRKRGIPARKLHAVAAWQHSKVFFDAREQAVLALTDAITQLGPDTVTDEIWNAAATHFDDSQMGGLVLAISTINVWNRIAVSTQMEPPVDEKNPIV; via the coding sequence ATGACCCGCATCAGTATCGGCCACAGCAACAAACTCGGCTACGCCGCTGTCATCGGGCTGGAAGGCTACGCCCGAAAGTCGGTCGATCCCGACTTGTACGAAATCATCAAGCTCCGCGCCTCCATCTTGAACGGCTGCGGTTTCTGCGTGGACATGCATGCCACGGACGGCAGGAAGCGCGGGATTCCTGCCCGCAAGCTGCATGCCGTGGCGGCGTGGCAGCATTCGAAGGTGTTCTTCGATGCCCGCGAGCAGGCCGTGCTGGCCTTGACCGACGCCATAACCCAGCTGGGGCCTGACACCGTTACCGACGAGATCTGGAATGCGGCCGCCACCCATTTCGACGACAGCCAGATGGGCGGATTGGTCCTTGCCATCTCCACGATCAACGTGTGGAACAGGATTGCCGTGAGCACGCAGATGGAGCCGCCGGTAGACGAGAAGAACCCGATCGTCTGA